One Catharus ustulatus isolate bCatUst1 chromosome 16, bCatUst1.pri.v2, whole genome shotgun sequence genomic window, GGATTTTAAGATTTTACAACCACCTCGACTTGAACTGAGGACAAACCGCTGAGCGAGCGCCGACGGCACCGtctggagcttggagcagcctttAGGAGCAGGGTCTTGTCTCACATAATGCCCAAGTGAACACTCACACCCATCCTACAGTCTCGCTTCTTCCCGCCGGAACACACGAGCAGAGTGGTGGTTTCCTACATCCCTGAGCGTAGAGTagaggcagaggagcagtggcagggcactgctgctggggtttgCCGTGGGACAGGAACGACAGACACGCTGTACCTTGTATTTCCTTCGGGTCACGTCCGAGAGTATCCGCGCACGAGCTGGAACGTGGAATGACAGAATGGACACGGGACTCCATGGGATTCTTTGGGCAAGTTCGAGAAGTAACAACCGAGTTCAAGTGCTGGCAGACCGGGTGGGAATGGACACACACATTGAGACCTCTGAGAGCCACTGGTTCAAGCCTTGCTGACTCCTGCTGCCCTTGGAACGGGCACAGGAAGAACAGGCCATGCCTCCAAAGCCATTCTTGCTGTTCCTCCATCCACCCAACCAGCTGTAAGGCCTGCCTCAAATGCACGTAcagaagaagacaaaaaaatgtcttttgtcATCACTGAAGTGGCACAAAATTGCAAAGACAACACGACGGGAGAGGTGGTGAAGCTGTTGAAAAGAGAActgaaataattgaaaagaCAGTGCCCTATTCTCGTTACTGTCAGCACGGAGGAGGTACCTTGACAAGGGCttttaaatacagcaaaaaaCAGACGGACTTTTCCAAACAACAATCCTTGCCTATTCTTATTTTGTGCATTCAATAAAACACTGACCTAGCAAAGACATTAGGAACTATCTTATGTCAACTGGGTTGTTGACATAAAGCTACTTGACCTATAGATCTCCAAATCAGGGGCCTTTCCCTTCACCTCGCTTGGTTTGTACTGAGCCAGTTGTGCTGCAGGTGTGACAGGATTTTTATTGGGGGTGGGCTTTAGTATCTGggtttaggttttatttttaacacttttttttagggaaaaatccACATGAGACTGCATGCAAAGCTTTTGGGCAATAatccattttgcatttttcctatCTGACTGGTTTATTGCACATTCAAACGTACTGAAAGGATTAAATACACTCTATGAACAGCTTTGACTTCAAAGCAATTTGGAAAATCCAGGGTTGTGGGGATTCTGCTACTCAGCCTGGGACTGATGGATGCTGTTTGTCAACTGTTGCACATCCCAACAACCAGAACTGCAGAAACTGGTCTCCAAGTGCCAAAAGATCCCTACAGAACATGGGGCTGAAAATGCCTCTCCTGTACAGTCCTGCAGGATGAGCATCTTTAGCCACCCTGTGCAAATCTCACAATATGGTACAATTTTACACCTCCAGTGAGACTCCTGACAACAAATCACAAGAATTATGGTCaattgcaaaaagaaaaccacaaaaaaacctccaaaaacaaacaaacaaaaaaagaacagagaaagatGCCAGGGTTTTGACAAGTGTCTACTTTCTGTCCTATCACAGTTTAAAGCTATTAccaaattcaatttaaaaaaagacaaaatataagTATTCCAGTAGACATCTCCTAAGGACAGTCTCTTACCCACAGCTGAATTTCAATGCACTATTCCATAAACATAACATCTGTTAAGTGTTTCAGTCAAGAATCTCTCTAAAAATCAGGCttgccaaagaaaaaaaatcctatacaAGCAAGTCTGCTTAAGTTTAGTCATATCTGATAGATAAATGGGTCTCTCTGAAGCCATGTTATTTGTTAAAATACTGCCTCATCTTGGTGTGCAAACTGGAAAAATGTTAGTGATTCAGTGTTTTAGGTTACAATGGAAGGTGTAACCAGAAGTATGTATTCTAACATCATCTGTTAAAACCAAGTGGGGCAGTGTTCTTATCTCTTCCTTTGTCTTGATCTTATCTCTTCTTTTTGTCTACATGACACCCCCTGATAACTCCCTCCAGGGGGATAATCtcctgctaatgggccatcaagCCTCcctgcatgactgataaaattccatcatcccattgtgagatgctccacccagcaggaggagccaagcattccTACCTGGATATAATCTGAGTTATGGAACACCACAGCAGCCCTTACCTCCTGCATTCCCAGAGGACAGGAGCTACATAACCACCTTCAGAAGAAGACCAGacccttctacaggatcactgcttcaaGAGAACCACAGgactgcagccagcactgacTTGGACTGCCACCACCCCCTGACCAACAGCTCCTATCCtgactctgtccccagctcaccATGGCGTCAGGCAGTGGCACCAAGAACCTCGAGTTCCGCCGGAAATGGGACAAGGATGAATACGAGAAACTCGCAGAGAAGCGGCTCGcggaggagagagaaaagaaagatggCAAAGCAGCTCAGCCTGTCACGAGGGAACTCCTGCGGCACCGCCACTACAAAGTGGATCTGGAATCCAAGCTGGGCAAAACCACTTTCATCACCAAAAGTACCCCTCAGTCAGAGATGGGAGGGTATTACTGTAACGTATGTGACTGTGTGGTGAAAGATTCCATTAACTTCTTGGATCACATcaatggcaaaaagcaccaGAGGAATCTGGGCATGTCCATGCGGGTGGAGCGCTCCACGCTGGACCAGGTGAAGAAACGGTTTGAGGAGAACAAGAAGAAGatg contains:
- the LOC117003684 gene encoding zinc finger matrin-type protein 2-like; this translates as MASGSGTKNLEFRRKWDKDEYEKLAEKRLAEEREKKDGKAAQPVTRELLRHRHYKVDLESKLGKTTFITKSTPQSEMGGYYCNVCDCVVKDSINFLDHINGKKHQRNLGMSMRVERSTLDQVKKRFEENKKKMEEKKKDYNFEERMKELREEEEKAKAYKKEKQREKKRRAEEDVTFEENDEMAAVMGFSGFSSTKKNH